The following proteins are encoded in a genomic region of Canis lupus familiaris isolate Mischka breed German Shepherd chromosome 6, alternate assembly UU_Cfam_GSD_1.0, whole genome shotgun sequence:
- the AP1S1 gene encoding AP-1 complex subunit sigma-1A — translation MMRFMLLFSRQGKLRLQKWYLATSDKERKKMVRELMQVVLARKPKMCSFLEWRDLKVVYKRYASLYFCCAIEGQDNELITLELIHRYVELLDKYFGSVCELDIIFNFEKAYFILDEFLMGGDVQDTSKKSVLKAIEQADLLQEEDESPRSVLEEMGLA, via the exons ATG ATGCGATTCATGCTGCTGTTCAGCCGGCAGGGAAAGCTGCGGCTGCAGAAATGGTACCTGGCCACATCAGACAAGGAGCGAAAGAAAATGGTCCGGGAGCTTATGCAGGTTGTTCTGGCTCGCAAGCCCAAGATGTGCAGCTTCCTGGAGTGGAGGGATCTCAAAGTCGTCTATAAGAG ATATGCCAGCCTCTACTTCTGCTGTGCCATTGAGGGCCAAGACAATGAGCTCATCACGCTGGAGCTGATCCACCGGTATGTGGAGCTCCTGGACAAATACTTCGGCAGT gTGTGCGAACTGGACATCATCTTCAACTTTGAGAAGGCCTACTTCATCCTGGATGAGTTTCTGATGGGGGGTGATGTCCAGGACACCTCCAAGAAGAGTGTGCTGAAGGCCATCGAGCAGGCTGACCTGCTGCAGGAG